The window CATGAGCAGGCCCTTCATGCCGTGCGACATGGAGCCGAGCATGATGCCGAGGGAGGCGAGATGGCTCTGCAACTGGCGGATCATGGTGATATCTGTGGAAAGCTCGATGACGTGCGTCAGTTCGCCATGTTCATCATATATGGGAGCAGTCTGGACAAGGATGTTGCAGGGGGTGCCCTGATTGGTGGTCACCTGCTTTTCCGCCTGATGGGACTGGCCGTCTTCAAAGGTGCGGACGATAGGGCATTCCGCGCAGGGTTCCGAGCTGTGCCTGTACAGCTCATGACAGCGTGCACCCGGGGTGTAGCTGAACTGCTCCTTGAACCGGCGGTTGGCGTCCACCACCCGCAAGTCCTTGTCCTGCACGGTGATGAAACAGGGGGCTTCGTCAAAAAGTTTGCGATACTGCTTCTGCACGGCAAGCAGCTTCTGCTGCTGTTCCTCAACCTCGGAAACGTCTACGGCAATTTCCAGCACGAGATCGTATTCGCGTTCCGGTCCCTTGATGGGGAAGGTGTAGATGAGGGAGGGCAGTTCTTCGCCGTGGGCAGTGAAAATTGGTTCGCATCGTTTGCAGGAAGCGCCGGAAAGGAAGGTTTCCTCAACGGGGTTGATCCATCCTTCATTGCCTGCGGACTGGTAGACGATGCCTTTGGCGCTATTGATTGCGTCGGTGCAGAATCGGTCACGGAATGCATTATTGGCGGCGACGATGGAGCCGTTGCGTTCATGCAGCGCGGCATGGGTGGGCAGTTGGGCCACATACTCCGCACACTTGGCGTCTTCCACGGCTTCCAGCATGGCGCGGGAAAGGCCTTCCACAATCATGCCCGCGGCGGCGATGCGTTCGTCCTGCAGCATGGCTGCGGCCTGCTCGTGGGCAACCTTGCGGCTGTCTTCCTGATAGCGCCTCAGCTCGTGGCGCATTGAGGCGTCGTCCCATGCCTTGCGGATGGTTGCGAGCAGCAGGGCGGGGTCATACGGCTCAGGCACCATGGCGGATGCGCCTTCATCCAGAAGGGTGGCGACGTCGGAAAATTCTTCGGGGTACGCCAGAATGACGATTTCGGAGTCCAGAAAGTCCGGCACGGTGTGCGGACGGGAGAGGATAACCGTGGGAGAGGCCATGCCGACAGGGGTATTCGCAGAAAGGGAAGGGCGGCTGCACAGCCCGCCGAGCGTTCTCTGATCCGTCAGGACGTTGAAACCGGCTCTTTCAAGCAGGGCCACGACATCCGGCGCATCAAAGGTGACAAGCACGGAAGGGGTGTCGGAAGTGCCACTGAAACAACTGGCGGATGGGAATGGGAGCATGAACATCTCTTCCGGCGTTTTGCTGAGCCGTTCCGGTTCTGGATATGAAAAAAGCCGTGCGATGGGGTTTCCGTCGCACGGCTATCACGATTCAGGATACCCTAGGCAATACGCTCTGCAACCGTGCTAAGAAGCAGGGATACATCAACGGGTTTGGAAATGGTGGGAACACCCTTGCGCAGCGCCGGAGGACGGGGGCCCACACCGCTGACGACCACTACGGGCGTATCCTTGATTTCCGATTCCTTACGCATATTCACAAAGAACATGGTGCCGCCCTTGCCGGGCATTTCCATATCCAGAAGCACGAGGTCAGGCTTTTCCTGACGTGCTTTTTCAAGACCTTCCGCACAGCTGTAAGCGGCGCAGGTAGAGTAGTCGTGATCGCGCAGCAGGTCTTCGAGGAACGTTACAATAGTCGGGTCATCATCAACGATGAGGATCTTCTTGGCCATGGGGCCTCCCTGTTCAATTCGTCCGGACGAGTCCGTTTTCGGGTGTTGCTCCAACCGTCCGCGCCGCTCCCTGACGGATCGGTCTGCGCGCAGCGTGCGCAGAGGAACGGCGCGGCCGGAAGGAGTAGTTGTTCTTTTTAGGCGTTCTTGGACTTTCCGAGGGCGGAAAGCAGTTCAGCCATGATACCGAGAGCCTGCTTGGAGTCCTTGCTGTGCAGCTGGCCCACCATGCCGAGCGGGCTAACGCTCTTGGCATTTTCGATGTCAGCGTCGGCAAGGCGCTCGAGCAGACCGGCCATGTTCACCAGAGCGGTGCCCATACGGCCGAACTCTTCGGGGGTGTACTTCTGGGTGATGTTACCCATGGAATCGCTCAGAGCGCCAAGCGCCTTGAACACGCCCTTCTGATCGAGTTCATCGAACTTTTCGATGGAGGCGATGAAGGTGGGCTTGATCATGGGTTCGCAGGTGCGCCACAGCTCGATGATGTTCTCAAGAGATTCCATCATCCAGGTGAGGTCGCGAACGCTCATCATGAAGCGCTTGGACAGTGCGCCAAGGTCTTCAAGGGTGCAGCGTTCCTGCACATCGCTGAAGCTTTTCAGCATCACGTTGTTCATCACGTCCCGTACGATGGGCGTGACGGTCTCCTGAAGATCCTGCATGGTCTCTGCACGGCTGTGCATCATGCTGATCTTCTCCTCGAGAGACTCGAGGCGTTCGAGAATGCGTTCTTCGTTGGTCATTGCACCGCCCCTAGTCTTTCTTGGCTTTGCGGACGTCGAGCTTGCCGGCCATGTACATGTCAGGTTCGAACGGCAGTTCGTGGCCCTTCATCATCAGGTTGAAGTAAATCCAACGGAACATCAGCTTGCCGTAGTAGTTCATGCGGCTTTCACCGAGCAGGTCGAAGGGGCCAACGCCGGGCAGGGGGAACTTACCGGGCAGGGGCTCAACAGTGTAGTTGAAGTCGATGAGGGAAGCCTTGTCGAAGCCGGTAACGATGAAGCAGTTGGAGTGGCCGTCGAAGTGGTGATGGGGCTCATGGCCTTCGATTTCGGCAAACAGGTTGGCGCACACGATGTCGCACTCGAAGTGGGCCACGGAGCCGGCCTTGGAGGTGGGTACGTTGGTGGTGTCACCAAGAACGTACACGTTTTCCATCTGCTCGGCCTTCAGGGTGGCGTTGTCGGTGGGGATGTACATCATGGCATCGCCCAGACCGGAGTCTTCGATGACCTGCTGACCGAAGTTCGGGGGAATGGATACGAGCATGTCGTAGTCCAGTTCGTTGCCCATAACGTCGGAGATAACCTTGTTCTCGGAGTCAACGCTGTCGAGAACGAAGTTGGGAACAACCTTGATGTTCTTGTCGTCACACAGCTTGCCAAGCACTTCGGCGGCAACGGCCTTGGTGAAAGCGCCGGTGAGGGGAGTCACCAGTTCGATTTCGATGTCCTTGCGGACACCCATCTTGGTGAAGAACCAGTCGGCCATGTATACGAATTCGAGAGGAGCAACCGGGCACTTGATGGGCATTTCGGCGATGTTGAACACCATGCGGCCCTTCTTGAAGTTGTGCATCTGGGGGCACAGGGCCTTAGCGCCATCGGGGGTGTAGAAGTCGAAGATGTTCTTGCGCCAGCCTTCGGACATGCCTTCGATTTCGTCGGGCATGATGCGGCAGCCGGTGGAGATCACCATGTAGTCGTAGTCATACTTACCCTGCTTGGTGGTAACCACCTTGGCGGCGGGGTCGATGTTCACGATGGTGTCGAGAACAAAGTTTACGCCCTTGGGGATGAAGTCGGACTTCGGCTTGACGCAATCCTTCATGGTGTAGATGCCGAAAGGCACAAACAGCCAGCCGGGCTGATAGTGGTGGATGGGATCGCGGTCAATGATGGTGATGTCCCATTCGGACTCCGCCAGCAGTTTGCGCATCTTTGCTGCAACCATGGTACCGCCGGAACCGGAACCGAGAATGAGCAGTTTTTTCATGCCAGGTCTCCTTTATCGAATGCTATGTTCTAAGCACGTTATTGTTTGCCCCCGCCTGAGCGGGAGAGCGTATTCAAAAGCTGTGGCCTTTCGGCCTTGCCTACCCCCTACGGGAAAGGGGTATGCATAAGTGCATTGCAACGCCGGCCCTTCTCAGGGCATGAAGGTGCATAATCCTGCCTGCGGCAGGGCGTTGCCATATGCCTTTCGTGTGGTTTCGCCGACTGAACGTCTGCCGATCTGACCGAAACCGGGCAGGGTGAACCTGCGTGTCCGGGTTACTGGCAGGGGTAGGAGTTCAGGTTCTCCTTCATCAGGTCAGCCAGCGTGATGGATTCCAGCGTCTGCTCCAGAGCTCTGGTTACAGAGTTCCAAGCCGTGCGGGCTGCGCAATCGTGTTCGCCGCACTGGTTGTCGGGGCAGCACTGGGGCGGCTGAACACCGCCTTCAACAACGCGCAGCACCTGACCGAGCGTCACTTCCTCGGGGCGGATGCAGAGCATGTGGCCACCGGAAGCACCGCGTACGCTGCGAACGAAGCCCGCAGTCTTCAGGGGACGGATGATTTTTTCGATGAACTTCACGGAGATGCCTGTGCTGTCGGAAAGCACCGCAGCCGGAATGGGCTTGTCGGTTTCGTGCATGGCGAGCTGTGCAAGAAGGCGGGATGCGTAATGCGCAGTGGTGGAAATTCTCATGGGCTTCTCCCGGGAGAGGTTCATTCGTTCAGGAATGACAATCGCGAGTTCTGGGCACGCGATCTGTAGTCCTCGTGTTCAATCCGGAGTATTGTGTTCTGAATTAAATTAATCTGGGAATGATTTAATTCCGATTAAAATGATCTGGATTGTTCGAGTCAGGATTAATGCAAAGTGAAAAATGTGTCAAGCGCGGCTCTTTAGAAAAAAGTCGCGCTATTTTAGTATGTTGTGATGTGTTGTTGAAAAAGCGAAGTGATTGGTTGCTCAATTTGGAAGATATCTCACTCTCATTCTTTGCGGCGAGCTGAGCGAAAAAACTGTGAGGGAGTGGGTTTTCTTCCAAAAGGTTCAGGGAACCGGGAGCGGGATGGGAGAAAAAGGGAGGGGTTATTCCGGCAACGTTACATCGCCGTTGATGAGATCCTTGAGCGAGATGGAATCCAGTTCCTTCTCAAGGGCTCGGGAGGCACGAAGCCATACAACGCGGGTGAGGCAACGGTCGGTTCTGGGGCATTCCTTGGCAATTTCATCCTGACAGCAGTGAGTGAGCTCGATGCCGCCTTCCATGATTCGGATGATGTCGCCGATGCTGACGGATTCGGGATCGCGGGTCAGCATGTGTCCGCCGGCGGCTCCGCGCACGCTTGCGACAAGACCTGCCTTTTTCAGCGGCTTGAGAATCTGTTCGATGAACTGCACTGAAATGCCTGAGACTTCAGAAAGCGTTGTGGTAGTGACAGGATTTTCACTGTCCCCGTGCTGGGCAAGGTCGAGAAGAATTCTCGTGGCGTATCGTGTGCGTGCAGAAAGTTTCATGTACGGCGGTGGTTGAGTGAGAAAGTTGACGTGCCGTGCTCGACACAGGATTCACACGTGTAATGACATCCCTACATGAGGGCTAGGCGGGCGTCAAGGAACACTCGTTCCTGATGCCCGGCACGTGTTTATACACCTTCATGTCGCAGAATGATAGGCTTGGTAGAGCCGTGTTGGTGAAACGGGATGCCCTTGTGAAGGAGGTTATGCATCCCGTTTCATCCACTCGATACACACGTATGTGTTTGGCTGCTGATTTCTGCCGGTCCCATGCCATTGGGACCGGCAGATTGTATCAATGTCTTGATGCCTTGTTGCGGCTTTTGCTGCCGCATCATGCATCCGGTTTCAAGGACGATCTACGTATGCCAGATTCGTCGTGCTGCCGGCGCAGGGTCGGGAACCGTCGTGCTGCACGCCGTCGTAGAACGTTTTCATAGCCGGATGATGCGGATTACTGTTTGCGGAAGGGTTTCCACATGTCCCAGTCCATGGGACGGTTAACTTCTTCCTCAACTTCCGCGGGCTTCGGGTTCGCCTGGCGATCCTTTGCGCGCTGTTCCCAGCGCTTCTTGTTGAAGCATGTCCACATATCCCAATTCATTGGCTTGTTGGACTCATCCTGTGTCTTGTACCCCAGAGCTGTCATGGCCAGCCTCCTTCACTAAAGGTTTTGAAACCACTCCTTATCCATCTCCTACCTAACAGGTAGGAATTGTGCGTACTGGAATCCCTGCTCGGGTTTTCTTTCCCCGGCTGTGTTTTTCATACTTTTACCCCGTAGGGGTTATTGTGAGAAAAACAAACAGTCGTTCGGCAGGGGCGGCAGCGGTTTCCAAAGGGGCTCCTCCGTGCACCTGTCGTATAAAGTATAAGACAAGTGCGGGGCATTGGCTCCATCTGTGGCAGATTTTTTTCAGAAATGCCGCAGCGTGTCCCTGTGGTTAATTCATACCTATTTTGTATGTTTTAGGCAAGCTTTTCCTACAAAAAAGGTATGAATTTAAAAAATAGTTTTGATGCTTGGGAATTGTGGTGTTTTTAATTGAATTAAAACAATGTATTACAGATATTGTTCTGGGTGGGGTCAGGGGCGGAAAAATCCCGTGCAGTTTCGGCAAAGGGGTATTTCGGCCTTGCGATTTTGCAGCATGAGTTCCTTCATCTGTTGTCTGACCGGAGAAGGGGCAATGTCTCTGAGCGGGGTTTCGTGCAGGGTGCCGATGACTCCCCGGGCATTCAGATCGTTGCAGCATACCGTGACAGATCCGTCCGGAAGCACCACCAGATTGTGTTCCAGCAGATAGCAACACTGGCCTGTATGCCGTTCGGCTATATTTCTGTAGCTTGCGTCATTCACGCCCAGTTCGGCGCTGCCATCCCAGTTGTGCGGGTGGCGCAGGGAAACTGTGTCGATATTGGCAAGAAGGGCGGTGAACTCGTCAGAGAAGGGGGTGTTGTGTCCTTCCGGCACCATGCATATGGCTTCAGTACGAATGGGCTGCAACGCCTTGGTGTTCAGCTCGCAGAATCGGGTTACGTTGCGTACCAGTGTCTTCCAGCGCGCCCCGACCCGGATTGCTTCGTACTGTTGCGGGGAACCGCCGTCCACACTGAACCGCAGGCAGTCAACGGCACTGCTTTCTATGATCTGGCGGGATTTGCGTTCCGTAAGCAGCATGCCGTTGGTGAGCAGACGTATGCGTAGGTCGGGGGTCTGCCGGAGCAGGGCGGTTTTCCATTGGCTCAGGACGGCGAGCATGGAGCCGAGGTCCGGATGCAGAAGTGTCTCGCCGCCGTTGTGCAGATCAAGCCGTTTGAGTGCCGGCAATGCGCCTTCAGCCAGTTGTGAGAGCAGGATGTCCAGTGTTTCCGGCGACATGACTGTGCGGGGGCGGCTGTGGTCCAGCGCGCACCAGCGGCAGCGCAGGTTGCACGAGGAATTGAACTCGACATTCAATATGGCTATGCGGTCCGGCATGTTTTTCCTGTAGAAAATGGGCAATGCTTGCAGTATGTTGTCGTGACTAGTATGCAGTACCCTGTTCAATTATTGACGCAGGGAGTCCTGAACGGGATTACTGCACGTACCATGCCGGAGATATCGTATAGCCCCATGACAGCCAAGCCCTTCTTCTTTCTGCATTTACCCAGGACAGCCGGGACCACTCTCAATGCCATTCTGCGGGACAGCTTTGGCAGGGAGGAGATTCTCAGCGTCTATTCCGAACAGGAGTATCGCGAATTTCGCGAGATTGAAGCGGCGAGACTGGACGGCATCCGGCTTATTCAGGGCCATTTGTTTCTGGAGGAATATGATCCTCCGCGCATCTACTCCCGCGACGTTTCGGTATTCACCTTTCTGCGGGAGCCTGTTTCGCGGCTTGTTTCCGAATACCTGTTTCTGAAGTCCTGGCCGGAAAACCACATGTACAGCTATCTTAATGAAAACAAAGTAAGTTTCAGAGAGTATCTGGCAAGCGTGGAGCCGCGTCTGGTGTTTCGGGGCAAGAATTTTATGACCCGTTTCTATACGGGCCTGCATTTTGATGTGAACGTCTTTCCGGCAGAAGCGCTGGAGGTTGCCAAGCACAATCTGGAGCATGTGTTCGGCTTTGTGGGCATTCAGGAACGCTTTGACGAAAGTCTGTTGTTGCTGGGGGACTTTCTGGGATTGAAGTCCTTGTGCTATGAGAAGCGTAACGTGCTTGCTGCGGAAAAGCGCGAAGCCGTGAGTGATGATGACATTGCTCTTGCGCGGGAGCTGAACGCGGCTGATGTGGAGTTGTATGCTTTTGCCCGCACTTTGTTTGAAAACAGGATCGCCTCGCTTGGGCGTTTGTTTGCTCTGAAGGTGCGCGAGTTTGAATTGATAAATACCAAATACCAGAAAATGTGCAGCGCCATTTCCACTGAGTTGGTGGGAGAGCAGAACGGGCCGATCATATTACCCAAGTAAGGCATCCGGTTTTTGTGTGTCTGGGCGATCCGGTGGGAGTTGCACGGTGTTACATGCCATGGGGGGCCATGGGGGGCCATGGGGATCATGAGGGAAATATGGTAGTTTGTTCCACTGTGAGAGAGGCCTATGCCTCAGTGGCGAAAGCCGATGACGTATTGAAGGGGTGGCCTGCGGCGTGGGCGGTCTGGAATACGCTGGATGAGGCGTTCAAGGCAGACCTGTTGTCGGCTGCCTCCGATCATATCGATGCTCTGCCTTTTCGTTTCGCCAGAGTGGAAGATGGGCAGGTGCGGGCTTTTCCCCTGCTGTGCAGCGGGGAGGCGATTGGTTGTGAGGAAGCGGAGCTGGCCTGCATTCTTCAGGCTGTGCATCTGGTCATGAATCTGGACCAATTGGCAGACAGGGGGGCACCGCTTGCAGTACGGGAGATCAAGTCTACACAAACTGTCTGCTACGAGGACTCCGGTGATTGCGTGTTGTATTCACTCGGGGCGATGCTGGTGCTGGAAGGTTTTGTGGACTTGTCCGATCTGAGTGTCGATGAAGAGTGAAAGCGAGCCCCGGCGGAGCCAAAAAAGGCCAGAAATGACTTTGTCAGCAATGTAAACGGGCCCCTCGGGGCCCGTTTTTTATTACGATTGTTTTGCTGCTGTCAGTTGGTGGTAGGTTACCGGAATGATGAGCAGCGTGAATAAGGTAGAGGCGATGAGTCCGAAGATAAGGGCGTAGGCAAGCCCCGAGAAAATGGGGTCCAGCGTGATGGGCCATGCACCCAGTGCCGTGGTTGCGGCCGTGAGCAGAATGGGGCGCATGCGCGTTGCCCCGCTTTGCAGCACGGCGTCCCTCAGGGGCATGCCCTGTGCCATTGCTTCCTGAATGAACTCGATGAGCACCAGTGAATTGCGTATGACGATGCCGCCAAGGGCAATCATGCCTATCATGCTGGTGGCCGTGAAGAACACGGGGTCGTCATAGCCTCCCACACTGTCGCCGAAGAGCAGGTTGAGCAGCCAGAACCCGGGCATGATGCCGATGAGCGTGAGCGGAATGGCAGACATGATCAGCAGCGGCAGCCCGAAGGAATCCGTCTGGATGATCAGCAGCAGATAGATGCCAAGCAGCGCAACGCCGAAGGCGATGCCCAGATCACGGAATACGTCCAGCGTGATCTTCCACTCGCCTTCTCCGGCCCATTCTACGGTGGTCGAAGGCGGCATGGGGTTGTCCCTGAGTATGCCGGACATATCCAGAACGGCCTCTGCCGGTGCGCGTCCGGCCATCTCCCCGAACACGTACACCACGCGTTTCAGATTCTTGTGATAGATGGGCTGGTCTTCATTCACGAGACGGAAGCTGCCCAGCTCGCCTAGCGGAACCATATGGCCCGAAGAGGACTTGAGGGGGATT is drawn from Desulfovibrio mangrovi and contains these coding sequences:
- a CDS encoding response regulator codes for the protein MAKKILIVDDDPTIVTFLEDLLRDHDYSTCAAYSCAEGLEKARQEKPDLVLLDMEMPGKGGTMFFVNMRKESEIKDTPVVVVSGVGPRPPALRKGVPTISKPVDVSLLLSTVAERIA
- a CDS encoding RrF2 family transcriptional regulator; its protein translation is MKLSARTRYATRILLDLAQHGDSENPVTTTTLSEVSGISVQFIEQILKPLKKAGLVASVRGAAGGHMLTRDPESVSIGDIIRIMEGGIELTHCCQDEIAKECPRTDRCLTRVVWLRASRALEKELDSISLKDLINGDVTLPE
- a CDS encoding radical SAM/SPASM domain-containing protein — protein: MPDRIAILNVEFNSSCNLRCRWCALDHSRPRTVMSPETLDILLSQLAEGALPALKRLDLHNGGETLLHPDLGSMLAVLSQWKTALLRQTPDLRIRLLTNGMLLTERKSRQIIESSAVDCLRFSVDGGSPQQYEAIRVGARWKTLVRNVTRFCELNTKALQPIRTEAICMVPEGHNTPFSDEFTALLANIDTVSLRHPHNWDGSAELGVNDASYRNIAERHTGQCCYLLEHNLVVLPDGSVTVCCNDLNARGVIGTLHETPLRDIAPSPVRQQMKELMLQNRKAEIPLCRNCTGFFRP
- a CDS encoding sulfotransferase family 2 domain-containing protein → MTAKPFFFLHLPRTAGTTLNAILRDSFGREEILSVYSEQEYREFREIEAARLDGIRLIQGHLFLEEYDPPRIYSRDVSVFTFLREPVSRLVSEYLFLKSWPENHMYSYLNENKVSFREYLASVEPRLVFRGKNFMTRFYTGLHFDVNVFPAEALEVAKHNLEHVFGFVGIQERFDESLLLLGDFLGLKSLCYEKRNVLAAEKREAVSDDDIALARELNAADVELYAFARTLFENRIASLGRLFALKVREFELINTKYQKMCSAISTELVGEQNGPIILPK
- a CDS encoding RrF2 family transcriptional regulator; this translates as MRISTTAHYASRLLAQLAMHETDKPIPAAVLSDSTGISVKFIEKIIRPLKTAGFVRSVRGASGGHMLCIRPEEVTLGQVLRVVEGGVQPPQCCPDNQCGEHDCAARTAWNSVTRALEQTLESITLADLMKENLNSYPCQ
- a CDS encoding DUF1641 domain-containing protein; the encoded protein is MTNEERILERLESLEEKISMMHSRAETMQDLQETVTPIVRDVMNNVMLKSFSDVQERCTLEDLGALSKRFMMSVRDLTWMMESLENIIELWRTCEPMIKPTFIASIEKFDELDQKGVFKALGALSDSMGNITQKYTPEEFGRMGTALVNMAGLLERLADADIENAKSVSPLGMVGQLHSKDSKQALGIMAELLSALGKSKNA
- a CDS encoding NAD(P)/FAD-dependent oxidoreductase gives rise to the protein MKKLLILGSGSGGTMVAAKMRKLLAESEWDITIIDRDPIHHYQPGWLFVPFGIYTMKDCVKPKSDFIPKGVNFVLDTIVNIDPAAKVVTTKQGKYDYDYMVISTGCRIMPDEIEGMSEGWRKNIFDFYTPDGAKALCPQMHNFKKGRMVFNIAEMPIKCPVAPLEFVYMADWFFTKMGVRKDIEIELVTPLTGAFTKAVAAEVLGKLCDDKNIKVVPNFVLDSVDSENKVISDVMGNELDYDMLVSIPPNFGQQVIEDSGLGDAMMYIPTDNATLKAEQMENVYVLGDTTNVPTSKAGSVAHFECDIVCANLFAEIEGHEPHHHFDGHSNCFIVTGFDKASLIDFNYTVEPLPGKFPLPGVGPFDLLGESRMNYYGKLMFRWIYFNLMMKGHELPFEPDMYMAGKLDVRKAKKD
- a CDS encoding PAS domain-containing sensor histidine kinase, coding for MLPFPSASCFSGTSDTPSVLVTFDAPDVVALLERAGFNVLTDQRTLGGLCSRPSLSANTPVGMASPTVILSRPHTVPDFLDSEIVILAYPEEFSDVATLLDEGASAMVPEPYDPALLLATIRKAWDDASMRHELRRYQEDSRKVAHEQAAAMLQDERIAAAGMIVEGLSRAMLEAVEDAKCAEYVAQLPTHAALHERNGSIVAANNAFRDRFCTDAINSAKGIVYQSAGNEGWINPVEETFLSGASCKRCEPIFTAHGEELPSLIYTFPIKGPEREYDLVLEIAVDVSEVEEQQQKLLAVQKQYRKLFDEAPCFITVQDKDLRVVDANRRFKEQFSYTPGARCHELYRHSSEPCAECPIVRTFEDGQSHQAEKQVTTNQGTPCNILVQTAPIYDEHGELTHVIELSTDITMIRQLQSHLASLGIMLGSMSHGMKGLLMAIDGGAYRLEAGLRKEDIERIASGWTQVREKLGSLRKMSLDILDYARNRELELGQSDLREFAVQQFEAIRHKAETNGIALTLDVEQAQGSFEADTLSLASAVTNILDNAVDACLFDRTKTKHAVTFRVWRNGEYAHMVVEDNGVGLDRETRDNMFTLFFSSKGHVGTGIGLFYAHEVITRHHGDITINSEVGCGSSFHIRLPLHQPATH